Proteins encoded by one window of Lathyrus oleraceus cultivar Zhongwan6 chromosome 1, CAAS_Psat_ZW6_1.0, whole genome shotgun sequence:
- the LOC127115724 gene encoding DNA polymerase kappa-like yields the protein MFAVELAEMLSTDMQKEGLHGRTLTLKLKTTSFEVRNRAVTLQNYINSSEDILKHASKLLKAELPVSVRLIGLRVSQFNGDKSGSGATPDRTQKTITNFITSGEANRKKDPFSDVTDHDFISDIETDPSIDVGHTSQLDSRDPFDGNHSLDVNHQSCTLWKNDGAEKVYLLFSLYFSK from the exons ATGTTTGCAGTGGAGCTTGCTGAAATGCTGTCCACAGACATGCAGAAAGAGGGCCTTCATGGGCGAACGTTGACTCTTAAACTGAAAACTACTTCTTTTGAG GTTCGGAATAGAGCTGTGACTTTACAAAACTACATCAACTCAAGTGAGGATATTCTGAAGCATGCATCAAAATTGCTGAAAGCTGAACTTCCCGTTTCAGTAAGATTAATAG GTCTTAGAGTATCACAGTTTAACGGAGATAAAAGTGGTAGTGGTGCTACCCCTGATCGTACACAGAAGACTATTACCAATTTCATTACTTCAGGAGAAGCCAATAGGAAAAAGGACCCTTTTTCAGATGTTACAGATCATGACTTTATCAGTGATATAGAAACTGATCCTTCGATTGATGTTGGGCACACAAGCCAGCTTGATAGCAGAGATCCTTTTGATGGTAATCATTCATTAGATGTAAATCACCAAAGCTGCACTCTCTGGAAAAATGATGGTGCAGAGAAGGTATATCTCCTTTTCTCTCTTTATTTTTCGAAGTAG
- the LOC127115725 gene encoding DNA polymerase kappa-like, with product MLGSTSFQGKFEGKNVNDGSNLLEEDRLNSCQETTMLWLNDYKCSLCGIELPPSFVEERLEHSDFHFAEKLQKEESSIRQTSIPIQSQDQKHRINRQSKSKKQKLSQREGRYTPIDYFFVKE from the exons ATGCTTGGATCAACTTCATTCCAGGGGAAGTTTGAGGGGAAAAATGTGAATGATGGGTCTAATCTTCTGGAGGAGGATAGACTTAATTCTTGTCAGGAAACAACAATGTTGTGGTTGAATGACTATAAATGTTCACTCTGTGGAATAGAACTTCCTCCAAGTTTTGTTGAGGAAAGATTAGAGCATTCTGATTTCCATTTTGCTGAGAAGCTTCAAAAGGAAGAATCAAGTATTCGCCAAACATCTATTCCGATTCAAAG TCAGGATCAAAAGCACCGAATCAATAGACAAAGCAAATCCAAGAAGCAAAAGTTGTCGCAGAGAGAGGGCCGATATACGCCCATTGATTATTTTTTTGTTAAGGAGTAA